From the Priestia koreensis genome, one window contains:
- the hpaD gene encoding 3,4-dihydroxyphenylacetate 2,3-dioxygenase: MTFDIIRSARAILHVTDLEKSRDFYIRGLGFIETEEKDGALYLRGLEEHVHHSLVLKKAEAPVVEVMSYKVRSNEDLDSLAAFYEQNGYKVKWLEEGSQHAVGRAFRVQDVAGLPLEYFAKMETVERMLQRYDLYQGAKVQRIDHFNNMVSDVEKTHDFYMKELGFSCSEYTASEEEKVWASWLHRKPSVHDVAFMNGIGPRLHHIGFWLSDPMSLIHGCDVLAALGYSSSIERGPARHGLSNAFFLYVRDPDGHRIELYNGDYLTSDPDFKPIRWDLNDKRRQTFWGAEAPDCWFNEASTVLDVHTNKPVPTAPAKLKQHKPTFVI, from the coding sequence ATGACATTTGATATTATCCGATCGGCAAGAGCGATTCTTCACGTCACAGATTTAGAGAAATCACGTGATTTTTATATTCGCGGTCTTGGATTTATTGAAACGGAGGAGAAGGACGGGGCGCTCTATTTACGTGGACTTGAAGAGCACGTCCATCATAGCCTCGTCCTGAAAAAAGCAGAAGCGCCAGTTGTTGAAGTAATGAGCTACAAAGTGCGTTCGAACGAAGATTTAGACTCATTGGCTGCTTTTTACGAGCAAAATGGCTACAAGGTGAAGTGGCTTGAAGAGGGAAGTCAGCATGCGGTAGGACGCGCTTTTCGTGTTCAGGACGTGGCAGGACTCCCACTTGAGTACTTTGCGAAAATGGAGACGGTAGAGCGGATGCTGCAGCGCTATGATTTGTATCAAGGCGCAAAAGTCCAGCGCATCGATCACTTTAATAATATGGTGTCAGATGTCGAGAAAACACATGATTTCTACATGAAGGAACTTGGTTTTTCGTGTTCCGAATATACGGCGTCAGAAGAAGAAAAAGTATGGGCATCATGGCTTCACCGCAAGCCTAGCGTTCATGACGTTGCATTCATGAACGGAATCGGCCCTCGTCTTCATCATATTGGCTTTTGGCTAAGTGATCCGATGAGTCTTATTCATGGCTGTGATGTTTTAGCAGCCCTCGGTTATTCAAGCAGCATTGAACGTGGTCCTGCACGACATGGGTTATCAAATGCGTTTTTCTTGTATGTGAGAGATCCAGACGGCCACCGGATTGAGCTGTATAACGGGGACTACTTAACGAGTGATCCTGATTTCAAGCCGATTCGCTGGGATTTAAACGATAAGCGCAGACAAACGTTTTGGGGAGCCGAAGCACCGGACTGCTGGTTTAACGAAGCGTCTACCGTGCTTGATGTTCATACGAACAAACCTGTCCCAACAGCACCGGCAAAATTAAAACAGCATAAGCCCACATTTGTGATCTAA
- a CDS encoding NUDIX hydrolase: MTTTYVTWGESRVKLTWQPSRELPDRSLITSVHGFCFQDGNLLMVELDRGWDFPGGHIEGDETPEHCFAREALEEAYVKGTCELLGYMVIDHNENPAWSEGSPYPKVGFQVFYKMEILELLPFEGKYESIKRTFISPSEVDAYYEDWHDLYQEILDQALAK; encoded by the coding sequence TTGACGACAACATATGTAACATGGGGCGAATCTAGAGTGAAATTAACATGGCAACCATCGCGTGAGCTTCCTGACCGTTCGCTTATTACGAGCGTTCATGGTTTCTGCTTTCAAGACGGAAACCTCTTAATGGTGGAGTTAGACAGAGGATGGGACTTTCCAGGAGGACATATTGAGGGAGATGAAACCCCAGAACATTGCTTTGCCCGTGAAGCGCTAGAAGAAGCGTATGTAAAAGGAACATGTGAGCTACTTGGGTACATGGTGATTGATCATAATGAAAATCCTGCGTGGTCAGAAGGCAGCCCCTATCCAAAAGTCGGGTTTCAAGTATTTTACAAGATGGAGATTTTGGAGCTGCTGCCGTTTGAAGGAAAGTACGAATCAATCAAGCGTACGTTCATTTCTCCTAGCGAAGTCGACGCTTATTACGAAGACTGGCATGATCTTTATCAGGAAATATTAGATCAAGCTTTGGCGAAGTGA
- a CDS encoding transcription initiation factor TFIIIB, producing the protein MNHQLTECPKCGERELGIGKHYDYGVMYPKGKMCLGSEVEYLLCTECGFIIEGYVKKPEKFKGTMKE; encoded by the coding sequence ATGAATCATCAACTAACGGAATGCCCAAAATGCGGAGAACGGGAGCTTGGAATTGGAAAGCATTATGATTATGGAGTTATGTATCCAAAGGGCAAAATGTGCTTAGGCTCTGAGGTCGAGTATTTACTTTGCACAGAATGTGGTTTTATTATTGAAGGCTACGTCAAAAAGCCTGAGAAATTTAAAGGCACAATGAAGGAATAA
- a CDS encoding alpha/beta fold hydrolase, with the protein MKKTGKVVLVTVTAIVSILLIALFFPTWTSSIAGDHSISTMQQVKINGTNQEIMIRGQDKRNPVLLFVHGGPGNSEIPYAKKYQHLLEKNFTVVNYDQRGTGKSYHFNEDHPNISSDLLADDLIAITDYLKKNITNKKVILVGHSYGTYVATQAAAKAPEKYEAYVGIGQMSNTVESEMDSLDYVLKQATKAENKEDITAIKKVQSKVENGEAFTPRDLVMKYGGGARQIDNPEKNLFQLALTTEYNLLDAIGYLRGIGFYQFPLVQEALKNPLTEKVTAVDLPVYFVMGKYDYMTSAKAAKNYFDSLDARQKEFLTFKKSAHYPQFEEPKKFSDWMVKTFK; encoded by the coding sequence ATGAAAAAAACAGGAAAAGTAGTACTCGTTACAGTAACGGCCATTGTATCCATTCTTCTCATCGCGCTCTTTTTTCCAACGTGGACGTCATCCATTGCAGGAGATCATAGCATTAGTACAATGCAGCAGGTAAAAATAAACGGGACAAATCAAGAGATCATGATACGGGGACAGGACAAAAGAAATCCAGTTCTTCTCTTTGTACACGGAGGACCTGGAAACTCAGAGATTCCATATGCGAAAAAATATCAGCACCTGCTCGAAAAAAACTTTACCGTTGTGAACTATGACCAGCGTGGTACAGGGAAATCGTATCATTTTAATGAGGATCACCCGAACATATCAAGTGATCTGCTAGCGGATGATTTAATAGCAATTACGGACTATTTGAAGAAGAACATAACCAACAAAAAAGTCATTTTAGTTGGTCATTCGTACGGTACATATGTTGCCACTCAAGCAGCTGCAAAAGCACCTGAAAAATACGAGGCGTATGTAGGAATTGGCCAAATGAGTAACACGGTCGAAAGTGAGATGGACAGCCTCGATTACGTGCTGAAGCAAGCCACAAAAGCGGAGAATAAAGAAGATATTACAGCGATTAAAAAGGTACAAAGCAAAGTGGAAAACGGCGAAGCTTTTACACCGCGTGATTTGGTGATGAAATACGGGGGAGGAGCTCGCCAAATTGACAATCCTGAAAAAAACCTATTTCAACTAGCATTAACGACTGAATATAACCTTCTAGATGCAATTGGGTATCTCCGTGGAATTGGATTCTATCAATTTCCGCTTGTTCAGGAAGCGCTGAAGAATCCCCTGACAGAAAAAGTAACCGCGGTTGATCTTCCCGTTTATTTTGTGATGGGAAAATACGATTACATGACGTCAGCGAAAGCAGCGAAGAACTATTTTGATTCACTCGATGCGAGGCAAAAAGAGTTCCTTACGTTCAAAAAGTCTGCACACTATCCACAGTTTGAGGAACCGAAGAAGTTTTCGGACTGGATGGTGAAGACGTTTAAGTAA
- a CDS encoding DUF3885 domain-containing protein, with the protein MKSLDQYMNTHFPGLELVPPLFYNGDIGIQFELGVNDESSNCGEGSTYLKEVDHRAITLFETLHPQEENLVLVVNIYDYQAFKRNLRLFASFIKSRQILYQLKHTQIRDVFAEKDEETEHT; encoded by the coding sequence ATGAAAAGCTTAGATCAATATATGAACACTCACTTTCCCGGTCTCGAATTAGTGCCTCCGCTTTTTTACAACGGCGATATTGGTATTCAATTTGAACTAGGGGTAAATGATGAATCATCAAACTGCGGAGAAGGGAGTACTTATCTGAAGGAAGTAGATCACCGCGCTATTACTCTATTTGAAACGCTTCATCCGCAGGAAGAAAATTTAGTATTGGTTGTGAATATCTATGATTATCAAGCTTTTAAAAGAAATCTTAGACTTTTTGCATCTTTTATCAAAAGTCGTCAAATTTTATATCAGTTAAAGCATACCCAAATTCGTGACGTTTTTGCAGAGAAAGATGAGGAGACAGAGCATACATAA
- a CDS encoding DUF2089 family protein codes for MDKNEVPSWILALNKENVEFIRRFILHSGSLKEMAKEYSVSYPTVRAKLDQLIKKVELSSTEEGVEFVTMIKNLVIDERISLDVAKLLIDQYKKEREDR; via the coding sequence ATGGATAAAAATGAAGTCCCTTCCTGGATATTGGCGTTAAATAAAGAGAACGTTGAATTTATCCGCCGGTTCATTTTACATTCAGGATCGTTAAAAGAGATGGCAAAAGAATACAGTGTTTCCTACCCTACTGTCCGAGCAAAGCTTGATCAGTTAATTAAAAAGGTCGAGTTATCAAGTACAGAAGAAGGTGTTGAATTTGTAACGATGATTAAGAATTTGGTGATTGATGAGCGGATTAGTCTAGATGTTGCAAAGCTGCTGATTGATCAATACAAAAAAGAAAGGGAGGATCGTTAA
- a CDS encoding nucleotidyltransferase domain-containing protein — protein MEKQLLQKNPHDVVQDLTDYIKKLVKKDFVGLYVHGSLAMGGFHLKHSDIDIIVLTKKPASNEQKEKLAHYLKGASGQPFPIELSILTTKQVENWTHPSPFDFHFSEYWRSRFQENTAHTIVSQKEMVDPDLAAHLTILTERGRCVDGKSISDAFQLIPTSHYYSAIMGDYEDCLGSIEENPTYSILNMLRVYRYKKDQVISSKQEAGEWGCTEFPVQQIETIQKALLRCEASAFTKDELRSFKGHIMKGMND, from the coding sequence ATGGAGAAACAGCTTCTACAAAAAAATCCACATGATGTTGTTCAAGACTTGACTGATTATATAAAAAAGCTAGTGAAAAAAGACTTTGTGGGATTGTATGTACATGGATCACTGGCAATGGGTGGATTTCATTTAAAGCACAGTGATATTGATATTATTGTGTTAACAAAAAAGCCGGCAAGCAATGAGCAAAAAGAAAAACTAGCACACTATTTGAAAGGTGCTTCCGGTCAGCCTTTTCCAATTGAGCTTAGCATCTTAACGACGAAGCAAGTAGAAAATTGGACGCACCCTTCTCCATTTGACTTTCACTTCAGTGAATATTGGCGAAGTCGTTTTCAAGAAAATACGGCTCATACCATTGTGAGCCAAAAAGAGATGGTCGATCCTGATTTGGCCGCCCATCTTACTATTCTTACGGAGCGCGGTCGATGCGTTGACGGGAAGTCTATCTCAGATGCTTTTCAGCTCATTCCAACGTCTCACTATTACTCTGCGATTATGGGAGACTATGAGGATTGTCTGGGGAGTATTGAAGAAAATCCCACTTACAGCATTCTCAATATGCTACGAGTATATCGGTACAAAAAGGATCAGGTCATTTCCTCCAAACAAGAAGCAGGTGAGTGGGGATGCACGGAATTCCCTGTCCAACAAATAGAAACCATTCAAAAAGCGTTGCTTAGGTGTGAAGCATCTGCATTTACAAAGGATGAGTTACGAAGCTTTAAAGGCCACATCATGAAAGGAATGAATGATTAA
- a CDS encoding RNA polymerase sigma factor — protein sequence MKDALLGEKLHEKLQFVFAYLVKMGAKKEDAEDIIQDTAYKFLRYMDSIGPSQIQSWLFRVAINGYYDLTRKRTRRKDILLAFDFNELLDEDTPEQAVLYKELQQDIHMLLGQLKTQYRELLLLKYSTGLKITEIAQLYGMKEGSIKTILHRARKQFIDVYRRSNDER from the coding sequence ATGAAAGATGCTTTATTAGGCGAAAAGTTACATGAAAAGCTGCAGTTTGTCTTCGCATATTTAGTGAAGATGGGCGCGAAAAAGGAAGACGCAGAAGACATTATTCAAGATACGGCCTACAAATTTTTACGCTACATGGATTCGATTGGACCAAGTCAAATTCAAAGCTGGCTATTTCGCGTGGCCATTAACGGCTATTATGACTTAACACGTAAGCGAACGCGTCGAAAAGATATTTTGCTGGCGTTTGATTTTAACGAGCTACTAGACGAGGATACGCCGGAGCAAGCGGTTTTATATAAGGAGTTGCAGCAGGATATTCATATGTTATTAGGTCAGTTGAAAACGCAATACCGGGAATTGCTTCTTTTGAAATATAGTACCGGGTTAAAAATCACAGAAATTGCCCAGCTCTATGGGATGAAGGAAGGATCGATTAAAACGATTCTTCACCGCGCACGAAAACAATTTATTGATGTGTACAGGAGGTCTAACGATGAGCGATGA
- the hpaE gene encoding 5-carboxymethyl-2-hydroxymuconate semialdehyde dehydrogenase — translation MAHKTTDQSSTEAKKIVHDVQLYINGEFLHAKGNGTFQNKSPFTNEVLNEVAEGRKEDIKEAVEAAKHAFENTWSKLKLAERMTYINKIADVIDEEVEEIAILEAIDTGLPISQTRKMVSRAATNFRFYAKMVEAKLYGEAYQQDDEFMNYTIYKPLGVVGLITPWNAPFMLETWKVAPALATGNTVVLKPAELSPLTANKLAEVIHKAGVPKGVFNVVHGFGETAGAALVEHPDVKAISFTGETVTGSTIIRNAADTLKKTSMELGGKSPLIVFDDADLERALDAAVWGIFSFNGERCTANSRVFLHKSIKDSFVEALKERVFNIKMGDPMDPGTQLGPLIETEHYNKVNHYIQLAKEEGCDVIQGTIPEELKAGNFVPATLLLNATNDMSVCQEEIFGPVMAVIEFQSEEEVIAAANDVKYGLAGYVWTNDIKRGHRVAQAVEAGMIWINSQNTRDLRIPFGGTKASGIGREGGHYAMFEFYTEPKVIHVALGDHHIPQFGKKK, via the coding sequence ATGGCTCATAAAACGACGGATCAAAGTTCAACAGAAGCAAAAAAAATTGTTCATGATGTTCAGCTATATATTAACGGAGAATTTCTTCATGCAAAGGGAAATGGTACCTTTCAAAATAAAAGTCCGTTTACAAACGAAGTGTTAAATGAGGTTGCCGAAGGCCGAAAAGAAGATATTAAAGAAGCGGTCGAAGCAGCGAAACATGCCTTTGAGAACACGTGGAGCAAGCTAAAGCTAGCTGAGCGAATGACGTATATAAATAAAATTGCCGATGTGATTGATGAAGAAGTTGAAGAGATTGCAATTTTAGAAGCGATTGATACAGGGCTACCGATTAGTCAAACGAGAAAAATGGTTTCGCGTGCCGCAACGAATTTCCGATTTTACGCCAAAATGGTAGAAGCAAAGCTGTACGGTGAAGCGTATCAGCAGGACGACGAATTTATGAATTACACCATCTACAAGCCGCTTGGCGTAGTCGGTCTCATTACCCCGTGGAACGCGCCGTTTATGCTTGAAACATGGAAGGTTGCACCAGCGCTTGCAACTGGTAACACGGTTGTACTAAAACCAGCGGAGCTTTCACCACTTACGGCAAACAAGCTAGCAGAAGTGATCCATAAAGCAGGCGTTCCGAAAGGTGTTTTTAATGTTGTTCATGGCTTTGGTGAAACAGCAGGGGCGGCGCTTGTCGAGCATCCCGACGTAAAAGCGATTTCCTTTACGGGCGAAACCGTGACGGGAAGCACAATCATTCGAAACGCGGCCGACACGTTAAAGAAAACCTCCATGGAGCTTGGCGGGAAGTCACCGCTTATCGTCTTTGACGATGCCGATTTAGAGCGAGCGCTTGATGCAGCGGTATGGGGAATTTTTTCTTTTAACGGCGAGCGCTGTACGGCTAATTCCCGCGTCTTTTTACACAAATCAATTAAAGACTCATTTGTAGAAGCGCTGAAAGAACGCGTGTTTAATATTAAAATGGGTGACCCGATGGACCCAGGCACACAGCTTGGACCGCTGATTGAAACAGAACATTATAACAAGGTCAATCACTACATTCAGCTTGCAAAAGAAGAAGGCTGTGACGTCATTCAAGGGACAATTCCTGAAGAGCTAAAGGCAGGAAATTTTGTCCCCGCAACGCTCCTTTTAAACGCAACAAATGATATGAGCGTGTGTCAGGAGGAAATTTTCGGTCCTGTTATGGCGGTGATTGAATTCCAATCCGAAGAAGAGGTAATTGCCGCTGCAAACGATGTTAAGTATGGTCTTGCTGGCTATGTGTGGACAAATGATATTAAACGAGGTCATCGCGTCGCACAGGCGGTTGAGGCGGGCATGATTTGGATTAATTCACAAAATACGCGTGACCTGCGCATTCCGTTTGGAGGCACAAAAGCAAGTGGAATTGGACGCGAAGGGGGCCATTACGCGATGTTTGAATTTTATACAGAGCCGAAGGTCATCCACGTTGCGCTAGGGGATCATCACATTCCGCAGTTCGGTAAAAAGAAATAG
- the hpaB gene encoding 4-hydroxyphenylacetate 3-monooxygenase, oxygenase component, with product MGAKTGKDYIERLKKANNNVYIHGDRVKDVTEHPALKGVIHSMAHLYDLQFDQPKKMLYTSPTTGNPVGMTFLQPTTVEDLIKRREAIQEWALTSGGMMGRSPDYLNAEVMAMGVSNELFAEADPMFAENARKYYEYARENDISLTHTLIHPQVNRAKAQYEQKDANVALHLVEKNEAGIIVDGIRLLATQGGITDEILVFPSTVKKAGELDDPYSLAFAIPNNTPGLKFISRESFDYGKNAYDHPLSSRFEEGDAIVSFDHVFVPWERVFVCGNSSICNRTFRETNAVVHMAHQVVAKNVIKTEFVLGVALSVMDAIGIDQFQHVKDKGTEIMLTIEAMKSHLYRAEHNAKLDKWGTMTPDYEALDAARNWFPRIYPRLVEILRVLGASGLMGIPTHADFHNEEIGSIINRGLQGKNLEGYERVQLFRLAWDLTMSAFGSRQMHYEYYFFGDPVRMGMTYFDNYGAKEELKERVSQFLSKGTDAKASFLNV from the coding sequence ATGGGAGCAAAGACAGGGAAGGACTATATCGAGCGGTTAAAAAAAGCGAACAATAATGTGTACATTCACGGTGATCGTGTCAAAGACGTAACGGAACACCCCGCACTAAAAGGAGTCATTCATTCAATGGCACACCTGTATGACCTTCAGTTCGATCAGCCCAAAAAGATGCTGTATACGTCACCAACGACCGGAAACCCAGTTGGGATGACGTTTCTTCAGCCGACGACCGTTGAAGATCTAATTAAACGACGTGAAGCGATTCAGGAATGGGCGTTAACATCTGGGGGAATGATGGGGCGATCGCCTGATTACTTAAATGCAGAAGTAATGGCGATGGGCGTATCAAATGAGCTGTTTGCAGAGGCTGATCCGATGTTTGCCGAAAATGCTCGGAAGTACTACGAATATGCGCGTGAAAATGATATTAGCTTAACTCACACGCTCATTCATCCACAGGTCAATCGCGCAAAAGCACAGTACGAGCAAAAAGACGCCAACGTTGCGCTTCATTTAGTGGAGAAGAATGAAGCAGGAATTATCGTTGATGGGATTCGTCTCCTTGCTACACAAGGTGGGATTACGGATGAAATTCTCGTGTTCCCGTCTACCGTAAAAAAAGCAGGAGAGCTTGACGATCCGTACTCATTGGCTTTTGCGATTCCAAATAACACGCCAGGACTTAAGTTTATTAGCCGTGAGTCATTCGACTATGGAAAAAACGCGTATGATCATCCGCTTTCTTCACGCTTTGAAGAAGGAGATGCGATCGTGTCATTTGATCACGTCTTTGTTCCGTGGGAGCGCGTCTTTGTTTGTGGAAATTCGTCTATCTGTAACCGAACGTTCCGTGAAACAAATGCGGTCGTTCATATGGCGCATCAGGTTGTAGCCAAAAACGTCATTAAGACAGAATTTGTCCTCGGCGTTGCGCTATCCGTTATGGATGCGATTGGGATCGACCAATTTCAGCATGTAAAAGACAAAGGAACGGAAATTATGCTTACGATTGAAGCGATGAAGTCACATCTTTATCGTGCCGAGCACAATGCAAAGCTTGATAAATGGGGAACGATGACGCCTGATTACGAAGCGCTAGACGCTGCGCGCAACTGGTTTCCACGTATTTATCCGCGTCTTGTGGAAATTCTCCGCGTTCTTGGTGCCTCAGGTCTTATGGGCATTCCAACACACGCTGATTTTCATAACGAAGAAATTGGCTCGATTATTAACCGGGGGCTTCAAGGAAAAAATCTTGAGGGATACGAGCGCGTTCAGCTATTTCGCTTGGCATGGGATTTGACGATGAGCGCATTCGGAAGCAGGCAAATGCACTACGAGTACTATTTCTTCGGTGATCCGGTTCGGATGGGCATGACGTACTTTGATAACTACGGTGCAAAAGAAGAGCTAAAAGAACGCGTCTCACAGTTTCTTAGCAAAGGAACGGATGCAAAAGCTAGCTTTCTGAACGTGTAA
- a CDS encoding ABC transporter ATP-binding protein codes for MNIIEINGIQKTYKRKKALRNVTCTIQGTFGLLGPNGAGKTTLMRILATLINPDHGDIRFNDEVSWENPSRIRQMIGYLPQHFSLYKQATVIECLFHLAVLKGIPKKQARAEIEKLLHDVNLVGQEKTKMKHLSGGMLRRVGIAQALLGDPPILIVDEPTVGLDIDERVRFRQLLRQVGKNRIVLISTHIVEDVEATCDHIGVLKDGVMLFTGSKDELKDVVKGKVTEKIASHEEVDAMRDRIISITEQGEHYLVRYLDNQGLHTTTPTIQDAYLFLTRNGANA; via the coding sequence ATGAACATCATTGAGATAAACGGTATTCAAAAAACATACAAACGAAAAAAAGCGCTTCGCAACGTCACCTGTACCATTCAAGGAACGTTTGGGCTTTTAGGACCGAACGGAGCAGGCAAAACGACGCTAATGAGAATCTTAGCCACATTGATTAATCCTGATCATGGTGATATTCGTTTCAATGACGAGGTCTCTTGGGAAAATCCCAGCAGAATTCGTCAAATGATTGGCTATCTTCCGCAGCACTTTTCCTTATATAAGCAGGCGACCGTCATAGAGTGCCTGTTTCACCTCGCCGTGCTAAAAGGAATTCCGAAAAAGCAGGCCCGAGCGGAGATTGAAAAATTACTGCATGACGTAAATCTAGTCGGGCAAGAAAAAACGAAAATGAAGCATCTGTCAGGCGGTATGCTTCGCCGCGTCGGCATTGCACAAGCCTTGCTTGGGGACCCTCCTATTCTCATTGTCGATGAGCCAACCGTGGGGCTAGATATTGATGAGCGCGTGCGTTTTCGGCAGCTTTTACGACAAGTAGGAAAAAACCGAATTGTGCTTATTTCCACTCATATCGTGGAGGATGTTGAAGCGACGTGTGATCATATTGGGGTTTTAAAGGATGGGGTCATGCTGTTTACAGGAAGCAAGGACGAACTGAAGGACGTTGTAAAAGGAAAAGTGACAGAGAAAATTGCTTCCCACGAAGAAGTAGATGCAATGAGGGATCGGATCATCTCTATCACAGAACAAGGTGAGCATTATCTCGTTCGTTACCTCGATAATCAAGGACTACATACGACCACGCCAACCATTCAAGACGCCTACTTATTTCTTACACGAAACGGTGCGAACGCATGA
- a CDS encoding cysteine hydrolase family protein, whose protein sequence is MTKTNPALLVMDIQNGIVSRYAEKPEALAPFQKSVEAARKAGIPVVFVRVAFRDGFPEVSSANKMFSAIKNQGGMTEAEWATQIHESVAPRENEPLVTKRRVSAFTGSDLEVVLRARGINELILTGVATSGVVLSTLREAADKDYYLKVLSDACIDGDPEVHRVLTEKVFPRQADVMTVDEWIFSVNE, encoded by the coding sequence ATGACAAAAACAAATCCAGCATTGCTTGTGATGGATATTCAAAATGGAATTGTATCGCGCTATGCGGAGAAACCAGAAGCACTAGCGCCTTTTCAAAAATCAGTTGAAGCAGCACGTAAGGCAGGAATTCCTGTCGTATTCGTTCGCGTTGCATTCCGAGACGGCTTTCCAGAGGTTAGCTCAGCGAATAAAATGTTCTCGGCTATCAAAAATCAAGGTGGCATGACAGAGGCTGAATGGGCAACACAAATTCACGAATCTGTTGCGCCACGTGAAAATGAGCCGCTTGTGACAAAACGTCGCGTCAGTGCGTTTACAGGAAGTGACCTTGAGGTTGTCCTTCGCGCCCGTGGGATTAACGAACTTATTTTAACGGGTGTTGCAACAAGCGGTGTGGTACTTTCCACGCTTCGAGAAGCGGCAGATAAGGACTATTACTTAAAAGTACTATCTGACGCTTGTATAGACGGCGACCCAGAAGTGCACCGTGTTCTTACAGAAAAGGTGTTCCCTCGTCAGGCAGACGTTATGACAGTGGATGAGTGGATTTTTTCTGTAAATGAATGA
- a CDS encoding anti sigma factor C-terminal domain-containing protein: MSDENEFLPRDYEFEGLVKKARRKTLLKMIIISVISSVVVLGGLYILGSYVLQQTIEKETNAEMGWSSLQGANVESMGTQFNYTPFSATGTTEFVKNVEGVLIPWGERHDVYTMFGTSKRESLSMSGPSKMGSIDDDRLPFYYEGQRVMEFYHPDVQYVKVYDDRSTLSKMNETTVAEMAFSFDQAYSIQEVQKLFPDHVAWYWVDTFTKKDVKEMSNQAMDKNMEETAIINGFDVYGFPNSPRPDTDPSLPFISTLNMLKKDGKYEREASNLYNDLTNNKKRKLTPDSLKIIGVVVTGKPSELKAYMKSSAVRGAILGATANKYE; this comes from the coding sequence ATGAGCGATGAAAATGAATTTTTACCAAGAGACTACGAGTTTGAAGGATTAGTAAAAAAAGCGCGCCGAAAAACGCTGCTTAAAATGATTATAATCTCCGTGATTAGCAGTGTAGTCGTACTCGGCGGATTATACATTCTCGGAAGCTATGTCCTGCAACAAACGATTGAAAAAGAAACAAATGCTGAGATGGGCTGGAGCTCTCTGCAAGGGGCCAATGTTGAAAGTATGGGAACACAGTTCAACTATACTCCGTTTTCAGCGACAGGAACGACGGAATTTGTGAAGAACGTTGAGGGAGTATTAATTCCGTGGGGGGAGCGTCATGACGTTTACACGATGTTTGGTACATCAAAGCGTGAAAGCTTGTCTATGAGCGGTCCATCTAAAATGGGCAGTATTGATGATGATCGACTTCCTTTCTACTATGAAGGGCAGCGCGTGATGGAATTTTATCATCCTGACGTTCAATACGTAAAGGTTTATGATGATCGATCCACGCTAAGTAAAATGAACGAGACGACCGTTGCGGAAATGGCATTCTCTTTTGATCAAGCTTATTCCATTCAAGAGGTTCAAAAGTTATTTCCAGACCATGTCGCGTGGTATTGGGTCGATACATTTACGAAGAAAGATGTAAAAGAAATGAGTAACCAAGCAATGGATAAAAACATGGAAGAGACCGCTATTATTAATGGGTTCGATGTATACGGCTTCCCAAACAGTCCTCGTCCGGATACTGATCCGTCCCTTCCGTTCATTTCTACATTAAACATGTTGAAGAAGGACGGGAAATACGAAAGAGAAGCTTCGAACCTTTATAATGATTTAACAAATAACAAGAAAAGAAAGCTAACCCCTGACTCTCTAAAAATCATTGGCGTTGTGGTAACAGGAAAGCCAAGTGAGCTTAAAGCATACATGAAAAGTTCAGCCGTTCGGGGGGCAATACTAGGCGCAACAGCGAATAAGTATGAGTAA